The sequence GAACTGTTACAATTTCAAATATAACCTTTACAAATGGACTTGCAAGTAATAGTAACGGTGGTGCAATCCAAAATAATGGGGGCACTTTAACCTTAAATAATTGTGCTTTCACAAGTAACAAGGCTACTAGAACTGGTTATTGGGATAATAATGACGTTTATGGTGGTGCTATCTATAGTACAGGTACCTTAACAATAAGAAACAGTAATTTTACAAGCAACACTGTAACATCAGGTTCAAATAATTATGCTTACGGTGGAGCTATTTACAATAGCGGTACTTTAACTATAACTGGCAGCAATTTCACAAGCAACACAGCAACCACATATGGTGGAGCTATTATCAATTATGGTACTTTAACCATAACTGGCAGCAATTTCACAAGCAACACAGCTTACGACGGTGGTGCCATTTCTAATGGTGATACAGGTACATCCCCTACAGGTTCTCTGACTATAACTGGCAGCAATTTCACAAGCAACACTGCAACTTCAGCAGGCGGAGCTATATGGACACACGGTACATGTAATGTGACTGGCAGCAATTTCACAAGCAACACTGCAAATGATTCCGGAGGAGATACAGCAAAAGGTAGTGGTGGAGCTATTCGTAACTGGGGTACCTTAACTGTGACCGGAAGTAATTTTACATGGAACTCTGCCACCACAAATGGTGGTGCCATTTCCAATTACCAGGGTACAGCCAATATCAACTTTAATAGAATTATTGGAAACGGTGCTAATGATATTAATGCTGAATACAACGGCGGCACTTCTACTGTAAATGCTGAAAACAACTGGTGGGGTTCAAACACAGGAGCAAGTGCAGGAAGAGTTACAGCTGCAAATAGCGCTTCAGTAGATGCTAATCCCTGGATTATTTTAAAAATAAATGCTTCACCTACCTCAATTCTTGTTGGAGGTACCTCAGCCGTTACAGCAGATTTGACCTGGAATTCTAATAATATACAGCCTACTGGAGGTCGTGTTCCAGATGGAACTGTTAATTTCTCAGGTACTTTAGGATCTGTAAATCCTACTAGTGGAGTCATGGTTAATGGATTAACAACAACAACCTTTACTGCAGGTAATACATCAGGCACTGCAACAGTAAGTGCAACCTTAGATGGAGTTACTGTAAGCACACCAATTACCCTAAGGCCAGTTGCTAATTTAGAAATTACCCAGACAGTAAATTCCCCTGTAAATGTGGGCAGCACAGTGACCTACACTGTAACTGTTAAAAATAACGGGCCAAATACAGCCAATAATATTAGAATACAGGATTTAATTCCAGCAGGATTTACTGTTGACACACATGGAGTAGGAAGTTACAGCAGTGGAATATGGACAATACCAAGCCTTGCAAACGGTGAAAGTGTAATATTAACTATAACTGGAACAGCCACAGCTTCCATGGCAGGATTAACAACCAGCAATACTGCAACAGAACTTGACCAGACAGAAGAACATACATCCCCATTACCTACAAGCACTGCCGGAGTCTACACTAAAAAAGCGGACGTTAAACTGACTCAAACTACAAGCAGTACTCCAGTAAATGTAGGTGATACTGTAACATACACAGTTACAGCCACTAACCGCGGGCCAGATACAGCCACCAACATTAATATTAGAGATATTATACCTTCTGGATTAACTGATTATGTAATAACCCCTTCTGCAGGAACAACTTACAGCAACGGAATATGGACAATACCAAACCTCATAAACGGAGGAATAGCTACTTTAACTATAGCTGGTAAAGCTGGGGCTGACATGGCAGGACTTACAACAACAAACACAGCTACCCGAATCAGCCAGACTGAATATAACAGCGAATCAGCCACAAGCACCAGCAGTGGAATTTATGTTAAAAAGGCAAATGTTGTAATTACAAACACTGCAAATTCAAGTAAGTTGAATGTAGGCCAAACTGGGACATTTACAGTTACAGTAACTAACAACGGGCCAGATACCGCCACAAATATTGTTATAAACGACCCATTGCCAAATGGGTTTAGCGCAAGCGTGACTGGCGGAACTTACAGTAATGGGGTATGGACAATTAACAGTCTAGCAAGCCAACAGTCAGTAACTTTAACATTCACAGGATTAATAACCTCTGCAATGGCAGGGACAAACATAGTAAACCATGCTACAGAAACACAAACTGAATATCCTCCTGCGGTGATTTCAGATGCTACAATACACGTGAACAAAGCAAATGTGGTTGTCACCATCACCCCTAGCAATAACCGCCCGAATGTAGGTCAAAGTTATACTTACACTGTAACTGTAAAAAATAACGGTGACGACGATGCCACAGACGTA is a genomic window of Methanobacterium veterum containing:
- a CDS encoding beta strand repeat-containing protein codes for the protein MIKNTKGGGKVRKYAVLTIFTFIFVLLACNAAAAADTSSNNSSTLQTHEQLQNNSQLTNNQSYTTSNSQKTSKNTTQLKNITITWKVERCNSGGPFSGVTITVKNNGTTLASTTTKKDGTYTVNFQSIYTLFQVTASSTGHNPSTKNITVSSNGSYYRTANFKLGADNIYIDDNWANYRNGRSVQFYDGTTHTIGSDAFDTISEAVSNVNAGGTIYIANGTYTVQGVSINKNLNIIGQSRDGVILTGGNSNRIFAISSGRTVTISNITFTNGLASNSNGGAIQNNGGTLTLNNCAFTSNKATRTGYWDNNDVYGGAIYSTGTLTIRNSNFTSNTVTSGSNNYAYGGAIYNSGTLTITGSNFTSNTATTYGGAIINYGTLTITGSNFTSNTAYDGGAISNGDTGTSPTGSLTITGSNFTSNTATSAGGAIWTHGTCNVTGSNFTSNTANDSGGDTAKGSGGAIRNWGTLTVTGSNFTWNSATTNGGAISNYQGTANINFNRIIGNGANDINAEYNGGTSTVNAENNWWGSNTGASAGRVTAANSASVDANPWIILKINASPTSILVGGTSAVTADLTWNSNNIQPTGGRVPDGTVNFSGTLGSVNPTSGVMVNGLTTTTFTAGNTSGTATVSATLDGVTVSTPITLRPVANLEITQTVNSPVNVGSTVTYTVTVKNNGPNTANNIRIQDLIPAGFTVDTHGVGSYSSGIWTIPSLANGESVILTITGTATASMAGLTTSNTATELDQTEEHTSPLPTSTAGVYTKKADVKLTQTTSSTPVNVGDTVTYTVTATNRGPDTATNINIRDIIPSGLTDYVITPSAGTTYSNGIWTIPNLINGGIATLTIAGKAGADMAGLTTTNTATRISQTEYNSESATSTSSGIYVKKANVVITNTANSSKLNVGQTGTFTVTVTNNGPDTATNIVINDPLPNGFSASVTGGTYSNGVWTINSLASQQSVTLTFTGLITSAMAGTNIVNHATETQTEYPPAVISDATIHVNKANVVVTITPSNNRPNVGQSYTYTVTVKNNGDDDATDVTVSGAVPDGLTLNNYHISMGSFTSNGWYIGTLASGNTAILTVTVTPQSSAAGQDITAAVTETQNEYPQTNSATSTVHVPKANVAISKTVNDVSKAIVNVGNTITYLITVTNNGPDSATGLQITDLVPSGLSNLVYSASTGTYSLATGLWNIGTLLNGETATLSITGKITSAMAGLTITNYATITAENEYSSLPVVSAADVYTKLAEVQLSQTATPKANVGNTVTYKVYVTNNGPDTATNIILSDIPPSQLSNLHVTPSIGTYSDGVWTIPSLANGETAILTITGTATSSMAGKSTSNTATLTAQTEYDPSTIGDSTTASVYTKEADVALSQTGSYYGNKVTFIVKATNNGPDSATNINIKDLIPTGLTGASVKVSVGTYDSTTGIWTIPSLANGEVAILNITGNATPQTTIGNIATRTAQDEYNSENNTSKISIYVPNVNLYMYNYAWYSGVYTYNYKQQIVMLAQVN